The following are encoded together in the Ooceraea biroi isolate clonal line C1 chromosome 2, Obir_v5.4, whole genome shotgun sequence genome:
- the LOC113563597 gene encoding dynein light chain 4, axonemal-like — MTEVRKDDVVKILHTYPLCRKCDMSDEMKQEAMELCMTAAEKYADNYESVSRMIKETMDQKFGASWHTVVGEGYGFEITYQLKHLLYMYCAGNLAICIWKSA; from the exons atgaCCGAAGTAAGGAAAGACGACGTTGTGAAAATTCTTCACACCTATCCACTTTGTAGA AAATGTGATATGTCTGATGAAATGAAGCAAGAAGCAATGGAGTTATGCATGACTGCAGCAGAAAAGTATGCAGATAACTATGAAAGTGTATCACGAATGATTAAGGAAACAATGGACCAAAAATTTGGTGCATCATGGCATACCGTTGTTGGAGAAGGCTATGGATTCGAAATAACTTATCAGCTAAAACACCTTCTATACATGTACTGTGCAGGCAATTTAGCAATATGCATATGGAAGTCTGCATAG